A section of the Leptospira semungkisensis genome encodes:
- a CDS encoding aminotransferase class I/II-fold pyridoxal phosphate-dependent enzyme, which produces MQETKLKNLTFLSQLPAYFSRLESQKRVRTLDPPTGLDFCSNDYLGLSQNPKLLEALKEGIDLYGAGSTASRLVRGHRSVFEELESEFSNWVHAESSLFLANGYAANVGAISCVADPSYLIFCDRKNHASLMDGVRLSGGKKVYYRHSDLNHLEELLQKYSGHANKMIVTESIFSMDGDSSDLSSLIHLKEKYGCLLYLDEAHSIGVFGEKGAGLSSAQVPSQISNIDFRMSTFGKALGLEGAMISTSSDARKYLLHSARTFVFSTAPLPAIAHAGLSAIRLVKEMDAEREKVLSHSEYLRSRLHKLGKDTGNSSSQIVPILLGSEAIALDLADKLAKSGFQAKAIRPPTVDVSRIRVSINAKVEKQDLDGFIRIIKEN; this is translated from the coding sequence GTGCAGGAAACGAAACTAAAGAATCTTACTTTTCTTTCGCAGCTTCCTGCCTATTTCTCTAGGTTAGAATCTCAAAAGAGGGTCCGGACTCTGGATCCTCCTACCGGCCTGGACTTCTGTTCCAACGATTACCTGGGCCTATCTCAAAATCCTAAACTACTAGAAGCCCTAAAAGAAGGTATCGATCTATACGGAGCTGGTTCCACTGCGAGTCGTTTGGTCAGAGGCCATCGAAGCGTATTTGAAGAGCTCGAGTCTGAGTTCTCCAATTGGGTACATGCAGAATCTTCTCTTTTTCTCGCCAATGGATATGCGGCGAATGTAGGTGCGATTTCCTGTGTGGCGGACCCTTCTTATCTCATCTTTTGCGATCGCAAGAATCATGCTTCCTTAATGGACGGCGTTCGCCTCTCCGGTGGAAAGAAAGTCTATTATAGACATTCCGACCTGAATCATTTAGAGGAACTTCTTCAGAAATATTCCGGTCATGCAAATAAGATGATCGTAACAGAATCCATCTTCAGTATGGACGGGGACTCGAGTGATCTTTCTTCTCTCATTCATCTGAAGGAAAAGTACGGATGCCTATTGTATTTAGACGAGGCTCATTCCATTGGAGTTTTCGGAGAGAAGGGGGCCGGTCTTTCTTCTGCTCAAGTTCCATCACAAATCTCGAATATAGATTTTAGAATGTCTACTTTCGGAAAGGCCTTAGGTCTCGAAGGAGCAATGATCTCTACTTCTTCGGATGCTAGAAAATATCTACTTCATTCTGCTAGAACCTTTGTATTCTCCACGGCGCCCTTACCGGCAATCGCGCATGCGGGACTCTCCGCGATCCGTCTTGTAAAAGAAATGGATGCAGAAAGAGAGAAGGTTTTAAGTCATTCTGAATATCTTCGTTCTCGTCTTCACAAACTGGGCAAGGACACCGGCAATTCTTCTTCTCAAATCGTGCCAATCCTACTTGGATCAGAAGCAATTGCATTGGACCTCGCCGATAAATTGGCTAAGTCAGGCTTTCAAGCCAAGGCGATCCGTCCGCCTACTGTGGATGTTTCTAGGATCCGGGTCTCGATCAATGCTAAGGTCGAAAAGCAAGACTTGGACGGGTTCATTCGGATCATAAAGGAGAATTAA
- a CDS encoding GDSL-type esterase/lipase family protein, whose protein sequence is MKALGICFFLFSLISCSVFQPRTVYDYYNPAFNCVDKVGVRDSNEWESYQKLYSDAVLVYTNENKKLKKANIVFVGNSLVAGFPADLIQADFPGSVNRGIPGDMTELLLGRLDSTVLDLKPSTIILEIGGNDIRDGKCLDYIEGIHRQLIRKIRTNLPNTKVLILGIPPVLNRNVNSISPVVNAWLLRIANENQNVKFLDIWPEFRQSKIPFIKEELALSFNGKKDPIHVNRDAYIIWLRKIKSILR, encoded by the coding sequence ATGAAAGCGTTAGGGATTTGTTTTTTTCTATTTTCCCTAATCTCTTGTTCTGTTTTCCAACCCAGGACAGTGTATGATTATTACAACCCAGCTTTCAATTGCGTTGATAAGGTCGGAGTTAGGGATTCTAACGAATGGGAATCCTACCAAAAACTCTATTCTGATGCAGTCCTTGTTTACACCAACGAGAACAAAAAATTAAAGAAAGCGAATATAGTATTCGTAGGAAATAGCTTGGTAGCAGGCTTTCCCGCCGATCTAATCCAAGCGGATTTTCCAGGTTCCGTGAACCGAGGGATTCCCGGAGATATGACGGAACTTCTTCTTGGGCGCTTGGACTCGACTGTACTCGATCTAAAACCTTCTACAATCATTCTGGAGATAGGTGGAAACGATATCCGGGATGGAAAGTGCCTGGATTATATAGAAGGTATTCACAGGCAGCTGATTCGAAAGATCAGGACTAATCTTCCGAATACGAAAGTGTTGATTTTAGGCATTCCTCCTGTTCTAAATCGCAATGTGAATTCTATTTCACCTGTAGTAAATGCTTGGCTCCTTCGGATCGCAAACGAGAACCAGAATGTCAAGTTTTTGGATATCTGGCCGGAATTCAGACAGAGCAAGATCCCTTTTATTAAAGAAGAATTAGCGCTCTCATTTAATGGCAAAAAGGATCCGATCCACGTCAATCGAGACGCCTATATCATCTGGCTTCGTAAAATTAAATCTATTCTCCGATAA
- a CDS encoding DsbA family protein has product MSEENPSRFWDRIPWSKLQIALPWVFLGYVLLSIYPIVKFFLPDHYMWIGYRLYTISDVEKENPSAYRRYLQENNQQMYRLFSQLASSEILKREAASRGVPVEELTKFGSGYEPSPQEITQAYNQFKDQELKGKSLNEVRSDIVNYLKAVQEDREKQAFYQGLRDKYVTEIKGPELPPPSRIAIEPSENPTLGPNDAKVTIIEFSDFECPYCAMSQTTTNSLREQYKDKIKWVFRDFPMSFHKNAMFAHVAANCSIPQGKYWQLNSLLFQNGRKLEKQNVMALAKQVGLDMNAFNRCIADEAAIKKEIESDMVAGQKYGVNGTPAFFINGILVEGNMPIQNFTKIIDEELKKN; this is encoded by the coding sequence ATGTCAGAAGAAAATCCTTCCCGTTTTTGGGACCGCATCCCTTGGTCCAAACTCCAGATCGCTCTTCCTTGGGTCTTTCTGGGCTATGTTTTACTATCCATTTATCCAATCGTAAAATTCTTCCTTCCCGATCATTATATGTGGATCGGTTATAGACTTTATACGATTAGCGATGTAGAGAAGGAGAACCCTTCCGCATATCGCAGATATCTGCAGGAAAATAATCAGCAGATGTACAGACTCTTCTCTCAGTTAGCTTCTTCCGAGATCCTAAAGAGAGAAGCTGCTTCCAGAGGAGTTCCTGTCGAGGAATTGACCAAATTTGGGAGTGGCTATGAGCCAAGTCCGCAAGAGATCACACAGGCGTATAACCAGTTCAAGGACCAAGAGCTCAAAGGAAAATCTTTGAACGAAGTCCGCTCCGATATCGTTAACTATTTGAAAGCGGTTCAGGAAGATAGAGAGAAGCAAGCCTTCTACCAAGGACTCAGAGATAAATATGTAACCGAGATCAAGGGACCGGAACTTCCGCCACCTTCTCGCATTGCTATTGAGCCTAGCGAGAATCCTACCTTAGGACCGAACGATGCCAAGGTTACGATCATAGAATTTTCAGATTTCGAATGCCCATACTGCGCGATGAGCCAGACCACAACCAATTCCTTGAGAGAGCAGTACAAGGACAAGATCAAGTGGGTCTTCCGGGATTTTCCGATGTCTTTCCATAAGAACGCAATGTTCGCTCACGTTGCTGCGAATTGTTCCATTCCTCAAGGCAAATACTGGCAATTAAACAGCCTTCTTTTCCAAAACGGAAGAAAATTAGAAAAACAGAATGTAATGGCTTTAGCTAAGCAAGTTGGCCTAGATATGAATGCCTTCAATCGCTGTATCGCAGATGAAGCGGCGATCAAAAAAGAGATCGAATCCGATATGGTTGCAGGACAAAAATACGGTGTGAACGGCACCCCTGCATTCTTCATCAACGGTATCTTAGTAGAAGGGAATATGCCGATCCAGAATTTCACTAAGATCATAGACGAAGAGCTTAAGAAGAACTAA
- the thrB gene encoding homoserine kinase gives MSGPKYKFQIKVPGTSANLGSGFDLLGMAFQIYNEFVFEFGKTSQFQRRIKGRDDSPFSDEEDLVLQSYKEYFSTFISNQLSAPAEPTPYSVVMDLDLPLKGGLGSSASAVVAGFCAARFAQEKYFPQTKLPSESEFLYRLALLEGHPDNTTPAYLGGFVFSYFAEERLYYFKRKFPKNIHCFFLIPELEIATNHSRKCLPETYSTADVIYNMSRMATWWEFLDSGKPGLLERALEDKIHTPYRMNEEFPLLPLVKEIQNLSIGVSLSGSGPTVVAYARRKDSKRLEKKLLELTEKFSKEKGIVCRLVSLGTDTIGARISSRKIS, from the coding sequence ATGAGCGGTCCGAAATATAAATTCCAGATCAAAGTTCCGGGAACTTCCGCCAATTTAGGTTCCGGATTCGATTTGCTTGGAATGGCATTTCAGATCTATAACGAATTTGTCTTCGAATTCGGAAAGACTTCCCAATTCCAACGTAGGATCAAGGGAAGAGACGATTCTCCATTTAGTGACGAAGAAGATCTAGTACTCCAATCCTACAAAGAATATTTTTCCACCTTCATATCCAATCAACTCTCTGCGCCGGCTGAACCGACTCCTTATTCGGTTGTAATGGATTTGGATCTTCCTTTAAAGGGAGGACTTGGCTCTAGTGCAAGCGCTGTGGTCGCTGGATTTTGTGCTGCGAGATTTGCTCAGGAAAAATATTTTCCGCAAACAAAACTTCCTAGCGAATCTGAATTCTTGTACAGACTCGCACTTTTAGAAGGTCATCCTGACAATACGACTCCTGCGTATCTAGGTGGATTCGTATTTTCCTATTTTGCAGAAGAAAGACTGTATTATTTCAAACGTAAGTTCCCTAAGAACATCCATTGTTTTTTTCTCATCCCTGAATTAGAGATCGCTACGAATCATTCCCGCAAATGTTTGCCGGAGACTTATTCTACTGCAGATGTGATCTATAATATGAGCCGAATGGCAACCTGGTGGGAATTCTTAGACTCTGGAAAGCCTGGTCTCTTAGAAAGAGCCTTGGAAGACAAAATCCATACACCTTACAGAATGAATGAGGAGTTTCCACTTCTTCCTTTGGTGAAGGAGATCCAAAATCTTTCGATCGGAGTCTCTCTTTCCGGAAGTGGTCCGACGGTTGTGGCTTATGCAAGAAGAAAGGATTCTAAGAGACTCGAGAAAAAGCTTCTGGAATTGACAGAAAAGTTTTCTAAAGAGAAGGGGATTGTGTGCAGGTTAGTCAGCCTAGGAACAGATACTATAGGCGCTAGAATCTCTTCTCGTAAGATTTCTTAA
- a CDS encoding malate dehydrogenase, translating to MAKTVKVAVTGAAGQIGYSLLFRIASGQMFGADTPVEIQMLELEAALPAAKGVIMELEDCAFPLLQKVTVSADLDTAFKDINWALLVGSVPRKAGMERSDLLKINGGIFVNQGKAIEKNASSDVRVLVVGNPCNTNCLIAMNNAKGVPTERWFAMTKLDENRAKSQLAIKGGSLVKDVTNVAIWGNHSSTQYPDFFNAKIGGKVATDVIKDHDWLKGDFIKNVQQRGAEIIKARGASSAASAANGVVDTVRQIITPTPAGDWFSVAVASDGSYGADKGLIFGYPVKSDGNKVEIVKGLELNDFAKEKFNITHDELKAERDEVKGML from the coding sequence ATGGCAAAAACAGTTAAGGTCGCAGTCACAGGCGCCGCAGGACAAATTGGGTATTCTCTTCTTTTTAGGATCGCTTCCGGGCAAATGTTCGGCGCGGATACCCCTGTCGAGATCCAAATGTTGGAGTTAGAAGCTGCATTACCGGCTGCTAAAGGCGTTATTATGGAATTGGAAGACTGCGCTTTTCCTCTTTTGCAAAAGGTTACTGTATCTGCAGACTTAGACACAGCATTCAAAGATATTAACTGGGCACTTCTTGTAGGTTCCGTTCCTAGAAAAGCGGGAATGGAAAGAAGCGACCTTCTGAAAATCAACGGCGGGATCTTCGTAAACCAAGGAAAAGCAATCGAGAAGAATGCTTCTTCCGACGTGAGAGTTTTAGTAGTAGGAAATCCATGCAATACAAACTGCTTGATCGCAATGAACAATGCGAAAGGAGTTCCTACCGAGCGTTGGTTCGCAATGACTAAATTGGACGAGAACAGAGCGAAGTCCCAATTAGCGATCAAGGGCGGTTCCCTCGTGAAAGATGTAACGAATGTTGCTATCTGGGGAAATCACTCTTCTACTCAGTATCCTGATTTCTTTAACGCTAAGATTGGCGGAAAGGTTGCTACCGATGTGATCAAGGATCACGACTGGTTGAAAGGAGACTTCATTAAGAACGTTCAACAGAGAGGAGCGGAGATCATTAAAGCAAGAGGAGCTTCTTCTGCCGCTTCTGCAGCAAATGGAGTTGTGGATACTGTTCGTCAGATCATTACTCCTACTCCTGCTGGAGATTGGTTCAGCGTTGCAGTTGCATCTGATGGTTCCTACGGAGCAGATAAGGGACTTATCTTCGGATACCCTGTGAAATCCGATGGAAACAAAGTAGAGATCGTGAAAGGTCTTGAATTGAACGATTTCGCTAAAGAAAAATTCAATATCACTCACGATGAACTGAAAGCTGAAAGGGACGAAGTTAAGGGAATGCTTTAA
- the bioA gene encoding adenosylmethionine--8-amino-7-oxononanoate transaminase — MIWHPYTIQLDSDPPLKIVSAKEEFLFDENGKEYIDGISSWWVSIHGHNHPKMVAAVQEQANQLDHVLLAGFTHPPALELAHELLEFAGWNFHKVVYSDNGSTALEIMLKIALQFFRNQGMEKKKVFVTFSGSYHGDTIGAMSVGGDSVFNRVFQSLLFPTRHFPSPACHDCPVGKVPHSCTEDCLDELEAYLSGHSEEVVGVLLEPLIAGVGGMLFHKPAVLSRLREITKRYGVLLLLDEVFTGFGRTGYNFAFQSAGIQPDMIALAKGLTAGALPLAATLVREEIYREFVSADPLKAFFHGHTMTGYPGGCAAALASLRIFKEENRLGDVKILESYMEEGWAKLRSEFPDKIKNVRVLGAVGVGELFTGKEEPGYISSFAREFKRLCLDRGVILRPLGNVIYITPPYNISKASLQKIFQAIREALAYYKVPD; from the coding sequence TTGATTTGGCATCCTTATACAATCCAATTAGATTCCGATCCTCCCTTAAAGATCGTTTCCGCTAAGGAAGAATTCCTTTTTGATGAGAATGGAAAGGAATATATAGACGGGATCTCTTCTTGGTGGGTAAGCATTCACGGTCACAATCATCCTAAAATGGTGGCCGCAGTCCAAGAACAGGCAAATCAGTTAGACCACGTGCTTCTCGCAGGTTTTACTCATCCTCCCGCATTAGAATTGGCACATGAACTCTTAGAGTTTGCCGGCTGGAATTTTCATAAAGTAGTCTATTCGGATAACGGTTCCACTGCCTTGGAGATCATGCTCAAGATTGCATTGCAGTTCTTTCGAAACCAAGGCATGGAAAAGAAGAAGGTTTTTGTGACCTTCTCCGGTTCGTATCATGGGGATACGATAGGTGCAATGAGCGTAGGCGGCGATTCCGTATTCAATCGTGTCTTTCAATCCTTACTCTTTCCAACCCGTCATTTTCCTTCTCCAGCTTGCCATGATTGTCCTGTAGGCAAGGTCCCTCATTCTTGTACAGAAGATTGTTTGGATGAACTGGAGGCCTATTTATCCGGTCATTCGGAAGAAGTAGTCGGCGTACTCTTAGAGCCTTTGATTGCAGGTGTTGGTGGAATGCTTTTCCATAAGCCTGCTGTTCTTTCTCGCCTGAGAGAGATCACCAAACGTTATGGGGTGCTTCTTCTCCTGGATGAAGTGTTTACCGGTTTTGGAAGGACCGGCTATAATTTTGCATTCCAATCTGCAGGTATACAACCTGATATGATTGCTTTGGCAAAGGGATTGACCGCAGGGGCTCTTCCCTTAGCGGCAACTCTTGTGAGAGAAGAGATCTATAGGGAATTCGTCTCGGCTGATCCTTTAAAGGCATTCTTTCATGGACATACGATGACAGGCTATCCTGGGGGATGCGCTGCCGCACTTGCATCTTTGCGAATATTCAAAGAAGAAAATAGACTTGGGGATGTAAAAATCCTGGAGTCCTATATGGAAGAAGGCTGGGCCAAGCTTAGATCCGAATTCCCTGACAAGATCAAGAATGTAAGAGTCCTAGGTGCCGTAGGTGTTGGTGAATTATTTACCGGCAAGGAAGAGCCGGGCTATATTAGTTCTTTTGCAAGGGAATTTAAAAGGCTTTGCTTGGATAGGGGAGTGATCCTTAGGCCACTTGGGAATGTAATCTATATAACTCCTCCTTATAATATCTCTAAAGCTTCGCTACAAAAGATTTTCCAAGCGATCCGAGAAGCACTTGCTTACTATAAAGTCCCGGATTAG
- the bioD gene encoding dethiobiotin synthase — protein MSVFVSGTGTDVGKTLFCSLVMAKYAKSLGLKYFKPIQTGSDSDRVKVMNLTGLNESHFLKNYYTFELPASPHLASEMENTQVDTDELSRHLFSIKGEKILVEGAGGVYVPLNRYFFTMDLVEQSKLPLVLVASTELGTVNHTLLSIEAIRRRDIRLLGVYFIGPENPLRSDNIRTIIEAAEIGLLGTFLLEERKLSRQEFLDKVVEEFDPDRILPDILFP, from the coding sequence TTGTCCGTATTCGTGTCAGGGACAGGTACCGATGTCGGTAAGACCCTATTTTGTTCGCTTGTAATGGCCAAGTATGCGAAGTCTCTCGGCCTTAAGTATTTCAAGCCTATACAAACCGGATCTGATTCGGATCGAGTCAAGGTAATGAACCTGACCGGTTTGAATGAATCGCATTTTTTAAAGAATTATTATACGTTTGAACTTCCTGCTTCTCCTCATCTTGCTTCCGAAATGGAGAACACTCAAGTTGATACAGATGAACTCTCCAGACATCTATTCAGCATTAAGGGGGAGAAGATCCTTGTAGAAGGAGCGGGTGGTGTTTACGTGCCTCTCAACCGCTATTTCTTTACAATGGATCTTGTGGAACAGTCCAAACTTCCCTTGGTGCTTGTTGCCTCTACTGAATTAGGCACTGTGAATCATACTCTACTGTCTATAGAAGCGATTCGCAGGAGAGATATCCGTCTTTTGGGAGTCTATTTCATCGGGCCGGAGAATCCTTTGCGCTCCGATAATATCAGAACGATTATCGAGGCGGCTGAGATTGGCCTACTCGGAACTTTTCTCTTAGAAGAAAGAAAGTTGTCTAGACAGGAATTCTTAGATAAGGTTGTCGAAGAGTTCGATCCAGATAGAATTTTACCGGATATTCTTTTCCCTTGA
- the serB gene encoding phosphoserine phosphatase SerB, producing MERKTEISKEYVCDVWNIDRSLSREELVYLRQELHRFRKIDLIQISSFIQGESLFCFDMDSTLIREEVIDELARFAGVYEEVAHVTKEAMEGNLNFQEALQKRCMYLKDLPVSVFDDLYFKLHPNHGVPELFSGLKSKNAKTAVFSGGFTDILERFKQEYSIDEVRANYLDREGDRLLGTVSGTVVDKNIKRDSLLELQSRFQIGTEKIVAVGDGANDQLMLEAAGLGIGFHAKEGLKSKISNWIDFASMDVLLYLFEDLN from the coding sequence ATCGAAAGAAAGACGGAAATTTCCAAAGAGTATGTCTGCGATGTGTGGAATATCGATCGCTCTCTATCAAGAGAAGAATTGGTATATCTTAGACAAGAGCTGCATAGATTCAGAAAGATCGATCTCATACAGATCTCTTCCTTTATTCAAGGGGAAAGTCTTTTCTGCTTCGACATGGATTCTACTCTTATCCGAGAGGAAGTCATAGACGAGCTTGCAAGATTTGCAGGTGTCTATGAAGAAGTAGCCCATGTCACCAAAGAAGCAATGGAAGGAAATTTGAATTTCCAAGAGGCTCTCCAAAAAAGGTGTATGTATCTAAAGGATCTTCCTGTTTCCGTATTCGATGACTTGTATTTCAAATTGCATCCGAACCACGGAGTTCCTGAATTATTTAGCGGATTAAAAAGTAAAAACGCAAAGACTGCCGTATTTAGCGGTGGCTTTACAGACATATTAGAAAGATTTAAACAAGAATATTCTATCGATGAAGTCCGAGCAAATTACCTGGATAGAGAAGGGGACCGACTATTAGGTACAGTTTCTGGAACCGTAGTAGACAAGAATATTAAAAGAGATTCCCTTCTGGAGCTTCAATCTCGTTTTCAAATTGGAACAGAGAAGATAGTTGCTGTTGGAGATGGAGCTAACGACCAGCTCATGTTAGAAGCGGCGGGACTCGGGATCGGATTTCATGCTAAGGAAGGATTAAAATCCAAGATTAGCAATTGGATCGATTTCGCTTCTATGGATGTTCTACTTTATTTATTCGAAGATTTGAATTGA
- a CDS encoding sodium:solute symporter family transporter produces the protein MHFAWSDALVVFLYFGIVLYSGYKAGRNSSESNEFFLAGRSLSWIPLSLSIVATETSALTFLSVPGIAYSGNFTFLQVILGYILGRIVVAILLLPLTYHGNFLSVYEWVGTRFGRRSQKTMSGLFSVTRLLGDGVRLYASTLPVAMLLEVGINRISPSPVSQYSIGVWTLGSVTFVTLLYTMQGGFRSVVWVDTLQYFVYIFGGVFALVLLYQSFGDPLGILKQAWETHKLQAVEISNTNATYFLPWAVLGGALLSLGTHGADQMFVQRALAARNIKDAQKAMVGSGIAVFLQMILFLAIGTFLYYRFSGQTLNQDKVFSKFLIEEVPAPFLGLLLSGILASTMSTLSSSINSLSLTAKADFGWSLGGQKSSSAFFAVLLFGSSFFFFSLPEEYTKGLLELGLKISSFTVGSMVAVFLTEVIPFLRREITTSDLGLALSLASAILCTAILGTFKHYNFTILVPTGMVLFWVFALINSLLLPKKQEGNP, from the coding sequence ATGCATTTTGCTTGGTCCGACGCTTTAGTAGTATTTCTATATTTTGGGATCGTTCTGTATTCCGGTTATAAGGCGGGAAGAAACAGCTCGGAATCAAACGAGTTCTTTCTAGCAGGGCGCTCCCTTTCTTGGATCCCTCTTTCTCTTTCGATCGTAGCTACGGAAACTTCTGCACTTACTTTTCTCTCTGTTCCAGGAATCGCATACTCCGGCAATTTCACATTTCTGCAAGTGATCTTGGGTTATATTCTAGGTCGAATAGTCGTGGCAATATTACTCTTGCCCCTCACCTATCACGGAAATTTTTTATCTGTCTATGAATGGGTGGGAACTCGTTTCGGAAGAAGGTCTCAGAAAACAATGTCCGGTCTTTTTTCAGTGACCCGTCTTTTAGGAGACGGTGTTCGACTGTATGCTTCTACTCTTCCCGTAGCTATGCTTTTAGAAGTTGGGATCAATCGCATCTCCCCGAGTCCAGTGTCTCAATATTCCATCGGGGTCTGGACCCTAGGTTCCGTCACTTTTGTAACTCTCTTGTACACGATGCAGGGAGGATTTCGATCCGTAGTGTGGGTAGATACTCTACAATATTTTGTGTATATCTTCGGAGGAGTATTCGCACTCGTGCTACTCTATCAATCTTTTGGCGATCCGTTAGGAATACTGAAACAAGCCTGGGAAACTCATAAGCTGCAAGCGGTCGAAATTTCGAATACGAATGCAACATACTTCCTTCCTTGGGCGGTATTGGGAGGAGCCTTGCTCAGCCTAGGAACTCATGGAGCAGACCAAATGTTTGTGCAAAGAGCTCTTGCCGCTAGAAATATCAAAGATGCGCAAAAGGCAATGGTAGGCTCCGGAATCGCAGTGTTTTTACAGATGATTCTTTTCCTAGCGATTGGAACATTTCTCTACTACAGATTTTCAGGACAGACCTTAAACCAAGACAAAGTATTTTCCAAATTTCTAATAGAAGAAGTACCTGCTCCATTCTTGGGACTCTTACTCTCCGGGATCCTAGCTTCTACTATGTCCACATTGTCTAGTTCTATCAATTCTCTTTCTTTAACTGCCAAGGCCGATTTCGGTTGGTCCTTAGGTGGACAGAAATCTTCTTCTGCATTCTTTGCAGTCCTGCTTTTTGGCAGTTCTTTCTTCTTCTTTTCTTTGCCAGAAGAATATACGAAAGGTCTATTGGAACTAGGACTGAAAATATCTTCGTTTACAGTGGGTTCCATGGTGGCAGTCTTCTTGACTGAGGTAATTCCATTCTTAAGGAGAGAAATTACAACCTCCGACCTTGGACTCGCACTCTCCCTTGCAAGTGCTATCCTTTGCACAGCAATCTTAGGAACATTCAAACATTATAATTTTACGATCTTGGTCCCGACGGGAATGGTTCTTTTCTGGGTCTTCGCCCTAATAAATAGTCTTCTCTTGCCTAAGAAGCAGGAAGGGAATCCATAA
- the bioB gene encoding biotin synthase BioB encodes MKSTLETPIPTEEKSLSEVPSVITREEAYAIVSGETPLTEALDKAYKVREKYFGKTVRIHVLDNIKNGHCPEDCGYCAQRKNANSGIQEYSVKSSEEIFEDAVKAKENGAYRFCMVTAGTGPNAPTTEKLALTIEKISKELGLKVCLSAGLLDQEKAERLKSAGLDRYNHNLNTSKAHYPEICDTHTYEQRVETITHLMKAGVGMCSGVIVGMGESLHDLVDVIFEIKNLRVISIPVNFFLPIAGHAIKNPQALSPEFCLRTLIAFRLVNPDSEVRIAAGREGHLRGLQGMALYAANSLFASGYLNVKGSDAAETIRTILDAGFYPEFSSGLGEEIDWEVALGKDHPYAPENFPDLYKYKKTKN; translated from the coding sequence ATGAAATCGACTCTCGAAACTCCAATCCCTACGGAAGAAAAAAGCCTATCCGAGGTTCCTAGTGTGATCACTAGAGAAGAAGCCTATGCTATAGTAAGCGGAGAGACTCCTTTGACCGAGGCTCTGGACAAGGCGTACAAGGTTCGGGAGAAATACTTCGGCAAGACGGTTCGAATTCACGTACTAGATAATATTAAGAACGGCCATTGTCCGGAAGACTGCGGCTATTGCGCTCAAAGAAAGAACGCCAACTCAGGCATCCAAGAATACTCTGTGAAAAGCTCTGAGGAGATCTTTGAGGACGCTGTAAAGGCCAAGGAAAACGGAGCCTATCGCTTTTGTATGGTTACTGCAGGAACTGGACCAAATGCTCCTACTACTGAAAAACTGGCACTTACCATTGAAAAGATCAGCAAAGAGCTTGGTCTGAAAGTATGCCTTTCTGCGGGTCTTTTGGATCAGGAGAAGGCTGAACGACTGAAGTCTGCCGGTTTGGACAGATACAACCATAACCTAAATACTTCCAAGGCTCATTATCCGGAAATTTGCGATACGCATACGTATGAGCAAAGGGTCGAAACGATCACTCACTTGATGAAAGCTGGAGTCGGAATGTGTTCCGGAGTGATCGTAGGAATGGGAGAGTCCCTTCATGATCTCGTAGACGTGATTTTCGAGATCAAGAATCTGAGAGTGATTTCCATTCCGGTCAATTTCTTTCTACCTATTGCTGGGCATGCGATCAAAAACCCGCAAGCTCTGAGCCCTGAGTTTTGTTTAAGGACCTTGATTGCTTTTCGTTTAGTGAATCCGGACTCTGAGGTCAGGATAGCTGCGGGAAGAGAAGGTCATTTGAGAGGTCTGCAAGGAATGGCATTGTATGCCGCCAATTCCTTGTTTGCTAGCGGATACTTGAACGTAAAAGGATCCGATGCGGCTGAAACTATTCGCACTATTTTGGATGCTGGATTCTATCCTGAGTTTTCTTCAGGACTAGGAGAGGAAATCGATTGGGAGGTGGCCTTAGGAAAAGATCATCCTTACGCTCCTGAAAATTTTCCAGACCTATACAAATACAAAAAGACAAAGAATTAG